In one window of Polynucleobacter sp. AM-7D1 DNA:
- the glcF gene encoding glycolate oxidase subunit GlcF: MQTQLAPQFANTPEGIEAARILGKCVHCGFCTATCPTYQILGDELDGPRGRIYLIKQMAEGQAPTEKTRMHLDRCLTCRNCESTCPSGVQYGNLVDIGRKWAEENTPERPLGQRLTRWALKEGLTSPTLFNSAMTIGRLVRPLMPAGIQRKIPEVKSKALGSNVDPHARPQASHSRKMLLLEGCVQPGMLPNINSATARVLDALKIQLISAPNATCCGALRYHLNDQAGGLDNAKQNIDAWWSQVEQGVEAIVMTASGCGVMVKDYGHLFANDPQYASKAKKISDLTKDISEILPALEGELISLVGADPKPGVVYHPPCTLQHGQQIRGKVEGLLASIGIGVRLCADSHLCCGSAGTFSVTQPELSEQLRHNKLAHLNAACEESGAKVIVSGNIGCITHLQQDDTPVLHWIEIVDQLISQQGQTR, encoded by the coding sequence ATGCAAACTCAATTAGCTCCCCAATTCGCCAATACCCCTGAAGGAATAGAGGCCGCCAGAATTCTTGGAAAATGTGTGCACTGTGGCTTCTGCACTGCTACTTGCCCCACCTATCAAATTCTGGGTGATGAACTCGATGGCCCACGTGGTCGCATCTACCTCATCAAGCAAATGGCTGAAGGGCAAGCGCCGACTGAAAAAACACGCATGCATTTAGATCGCTGCTTAACTTGCCGCAATTGCGAAAGCACTTGCCCAAGCGGTGTGCAATACGGCAACTTAGTGGATATTGGTCGCAAGTGGGCAGAAGAAAACACCCCTGAGCGCCCTCTTGGTCAGCGCCTCACCCGCTGGGCTTTAAAAGAAGGTTTAACCAGTCCTACATTATTTAATTCAGCAATGACAATTGGTCGCTTAGTTCGCCCACTGATGCCGGCTGGCATCCAACGCAAGATTCCAGAAGTTAAAAGTAAAGCTTTGGGTAGTAACGTTGATCCCCATGCAAGGCCGCAGGCAAGCCACTCTCGCAAGATGCTATTGCTCGAGGGTTGCGTCCAACCAGGCATGCTTCCCAATATTAATTCTGCTACTGCACGTGTTTTAGATGCACTCAAGATTCAATTGATTAGCGCGCCTAATGCCACATGTTGTGGCGCACTGCGTTACCACCTTAACGATCAAGCCGGTGGCCTTGATAACGCCAAACAAAATATCGATGCCTGGTGGTCACAAGTGGAACAAGGTGTAGAAGCCATCGTCATGACTGCATCTGGTTGTGGCGTTATGGTCAAAGACTATGGCCATCTATTTGCAAATGATCCGCAATATGCAAGTAAAGCAAAAAAGATCTCTGATCTCACGAAAGATATTTCAGAAATCTTGCCGGCACTTGAGGGTGAGTTGATTTCTCTGGTGGGTGCAGATCCCAAGCCTGGCGTGGTGTATCACCCACCTTGCACACTTCAACATGGTCAACAAATTCGCGGGAAGGTAGAAGGCCTGCTAGCTAGTATTGGTATTGGTGTGCGCTTATGCGCTGATAGCCACCTCTGCTGCGGTTCTGCAGGCACCTTCTCGGTAACCCAGCCAGAGCTCTCAGAGCAGTTACGCCATAACAAGCTTGCCCACCTCAATGCCGCCTGCGAAGAGTCTGGCGCGAAAGTCATTGTGTCCGGAAATATTGGTTGCATCACCCATCTGCAGCAAGATGACACCCCAGTACTACATTGGATCGAGATTGTTGATCAACTCATCAGTCAACAAGGCCAAACCAGATAA
- a CDS encoding YggS family pyridoxal phosphate-dependent enzyme, producing MSQITTNLMLVRRRLELAALAAKREPEDIQLLAVSKTFPAIAVEEAMHAGQTAFGENYVQEAVEKIQQLVKLRPWLEWHFIGPLQSNKTRDVAEHFDWVHSIDRLKIAERLSAQRGEFPDLGELQVCVQINVSEEESKSGIALEEVETLCDAVAKLPNLVLRGLMAIPAPSDDVSQQRRAFAAVRECFVGLKAKHSNDLGYDFFDTLSMGMSDDMEAAIAEGSTMLRVGSAIFGKRDKIKI from the coding sequence ATGAGTCAAATTACTACCAACCTGATGTTGGTAAGGCGAAGGTTAGAACTGGCAGCGCTAGCAGCTAAACGTGAGCCAGAAGACATTCAACTGCTTGCGGTAAGTAAAACTTTTCCAGCAATAGCGGTTGAAGAAGCTATGCATGCTGGTCAGACTGCCTTTGGTGAGAACTATGTTCAAGAAGCTGTTGAAAAAATTCAGCAACTTGTGAAGTTGCGTCCTTGGTTAGAGTGGCATTTCATTGGGCCACTTCAAAGCAATAAAACGCGCGATGTCGCGGAACATTTTGATTGGGTGCACAGCATTGATCGCCTCAAAATTGCAGAGCGTCTTTCCGCTCAACGCGGAGAATTTCCTGATTTGGGTGAACTGCAAGTCTGCGTTCAAATTAATGTGAGTGAAGAAGAATCTAAAAGTGGGATAGCGCTTGAGGAAGTTGAAACGCTTTGTGATGCCGTTGCCAAACTTCCCAATCTGGTACTTCGTGGACTGATGGCCATCCCCGCACCCAGCGATGATGTGAGCCAACAGCGCAGAGCCTTTGCTGCTGTCAGGGAGTGTTTTGTCGGACTTAAAGCAAAACATAGCAATGATCTTGGGTATGACTTCTTCGATACCCTCTCCATGGGAATGTCGGACGATATGGAGGCAGCAATTGCTGAAGGCAGCACCATGTTACGTGTAGGAAGCGCTATTTTTGGGAAGCGCGATAAGATAAAAATATGA
- the proC gene encoding pyrroline-5-carboxylate reductase → MSTQQINQNAHITFIGGGNMGRALISGLLANGFEAKQLSVVEANASTGLQLHQDFGVQIIGALDQIAFDFSKNNVVVMAIKPQDFNVVAKSLSAKLKHATAPGPLILSIAAGIRLKDMSRWLDHVRCVRAMPNTPALIGKGITGLFADAGVSASDRALAETICNAVGQAVWVNEEKLMDAVTAVSGSGPAYVFAFLEAMQSSGEKLGLDAATARKLAYATLEGATQLAHNSDEHAGVLRERVTSKGGTTAAALDTLKQLDWHGALEKAIDAASQRGKAMGDELGKS, encoded by the coding sequence ATGAGCACACAACAAATAAACCAAAATGCCCACATCACCTTTATTGGCGGTGGCAATATGGGTCGCGCATTAATTAGCGGATTACTCGCCAATGGTTTTGAAGCCAAACAACTTTCTGTAGTGGAAGCCAATGCGAGCACGGGCCTGCAATTGCATCAAGATTTTGGCGTACAGATCATTGGTGCTTTGGATCAAATTGCTTTTGACTTCTCTAAGAACAATGTTGTAGTTATGGCGATTAAGCCTCAGGACTTCAATGTAGTAGCAAAGTCTTTAAGTGCAAAACTCAAACATGCAACAGCACCAGGTCCGTTGATCCTCAGCATTGCTGCTGGCATCCGCCTCAAAGATATGAGTCGCTGGCTTGACCACGTACGTTGTGTTCGCGCTATGCCAAATACTCCCGCCCTCATTGGTAAAGGCATTACAGGTCTATTTGCAGATGCTGGCGTCAGCGCATCTGATCGCGCTCTAGCGGAAACGATTTGTAATGCAGTTGGCCAGGCGGTATGGGTCAATGAAGAAAAACTTATGGATGCTGTTACTGCAGTTTCCGGAAGTGGGCCTGCTTATGTTTTTGCTTTCTTGGAGGCTATGCAATCGAGTGGTGAAAAGCTCGGGCTTGATGCAGCCACTGCTCGCAAACTAGCTTACGCCACTCTTGAGGGTGCTACACAGCTTGCCCACAACTCCGATGAGCATGCGGGTGTTCTGCGCGAACGGGTCACCTCTAAGGGTGGTACAACTGCTGCTGCACTCGATACACTTAAGCAACTTGATTGGCATGGTGCACTTGAAAAAGCAATTGATGCTGCCAGTCAACGTGGCAAAGCCATGGGCGATGAACTAGGAAAGTCCTAA
- the ubiA gene encoding 4-hydroxybenzoate octaprenyltransferase: MRNRIVAYAYLIRLDKPIGTLLLLWPTLWALWLASGGFPELHLLIIFALGTFLMRSAGCAINDYADQDFDRHVLRTKDRPITSGKISGKEALVVAATLALMAYLLIQPLNALTKELSFFALAVAILYPFTKRFFAIPQAVLGIAFGFGIPMAYAAVLGFIPLEAWILFVGNIFWAIAYDTAYAMVDRDDDLRLGLRTSAITFGRFDVLAIALSYGVLFLSQVWVAQLANLNNYFWVGWCLALTCAIYHLKLVSTRRREDCFKAFRHNNWLGGFLFLGILLGLS; encoded by the coding sequence ATGCGCAATCGCATTGTTGCTTACGCCTACTTAATCCGTTTAGATAAGCCGATCGGTACGCTACTTCTCTTGTGGCCAACTTTGTGGGCACTTTGGTTGGCGAGTGGCGGCTTTCCTGAGTTGCATCTACTGATTATTTTTGCCTTGGGTACATTTTTAATGCGTAGTGCCGGTTGTGCCATCAATGATTATGCGGATCAAGATTTTGATCGCCATGTTTTGAGAACTAAGGATCGACCGATTACCAGTGGCAAGATTTCTGGAAAAGAGGCTCTGGTTGTAGCGGCCACGTTAGCCTTGATGGCCTACTTACTTATTCAACCCCTCAATGCCCTGACTAAAGAACTCTCTTTCTTTGCCTTGGCAGTTGCGATTCTCTATCCCTTTACAAAGCGTTTCTTTGCGATTCCGCAAGCCGTTCTTGGTATTGCTTTTGGTTTCGGCATTCCGATGGCCTATGCCGCAGTTCTCGGCTTTATTCCTCTTGAGGCTTGGATTTTGTTTGTCGGCAATATTTTCTGGGCTATTGCTTATGACACGGCTTACGCCATGGTTGATCGTGATGATGATTTGCGTTTGGGCTTGCGCACTTCAGCCATTACTTTTGGTCGCTTTGACGTGCTCGCAATTGCGCTGAGTTACGGTGTACTATTTCTCAGCCAAGTTTGGGTTGCCCAGTTAGCAAATCTCAATAATTACTTTTGGGTGGGTTGGTGTCTGGCTTTAACTTGCGCGATCTATCATCTGAAGCTGGTATCGACCCGCAGGCGTGAGGATTGCTTCAAGGCATTTCGCCACAACAACTGGTTAGGCGGATTCCTTTTTCTTGGAATCCTTTTAGGACTTTCCTAG
- the recG gene encoding ATP-dependent DNA helicase RecG: protein MTTKRPPTALEKMGLNTPMALALHLPSRYEDETELFTIEEALALGRFHSIQTQGVVIRNQVMFRPRRQLLVTIEDDTASLQLRFLNFYPSQQKQMAVGAHVRVRGEVREGYQGSEMVHPIVRALTPDAPLPASLTPVYPASAGVSQTVIRKAVLQALRDSSLKESLAEFLPTKLMAEILPSNDWPPLQDAITYLHQPPADANTQSLLDRTHSAWRRVQFEELLAQQISLKRAHAIRRERRAPSFAKDQSASKVSKKTTSIEDGLLKVLPFKLTGAQARVWSEIGSDLSNTFPMNRLLQGDVGSGKTVIAALAAARAMDHGYQAAIMAPTEILAEQHYLKMQEWFGPLGIKIAWLSGSLKAKEKRLAQEMIEGGEAQLIIGTHALIQDKVSFAKLGLAVIDEQHRFGVRQRLEIQQRVGSELFYCHQLMMSATPIPRTLAMTYYADLDVSVIDELPPGRKPIATKVVKAARRDEVISGLHDWLSKGLQAYWVCPLIEESEVLQLQTAVESFEQLTQALPNFKVGLVHGRLKSEEKAAVMAAFKANEIQLLVATTVIEVGVDVPNAALMVIEHAERFGYAQIHQLRGRVGRGSADSVCILMYAEPLSLAAKERLQTLRETSDGFVIAERDLSLRGPGELLGAKQSGDAMLRFVDLQRDAWLIELAQTAAERLLAEHGELVERHLERWLGSRTEFLKA from the coding sequence ATGACGACTAAGCGACCGCCAACTGCACTCGAAAAGATGGGTTTAAACACCCCTATGGCACTTGCTTTGCACCTGCCATCCCGTTACGAGGATGAGACTGAGCTTTTCACTATCGAGGAAGCCTTAGCCCTTGGAAGATTTCATTCCATCCAAACCCAGGGTGTTGTTATTCGCAATCAGGTCATGTTCCGCCCTAGAAGGCAGCTCTTGGTCACGATTGAAGATGACACCGCTTCGCTACAGCTCCGTTTCCTCAATTTTTACCCGAGCCAGCAAAAGCAAATGGCAGTCGGTGCCCATGTCCGAGTTCGAGGCGAGGTTCGAGAAGGCTATCAAGGCTCGGAAATGGTTCACCCTATAGTTCGGGCCTTGACTCCAGATGCGCCATTGCCAGCAAGTTTGACCCCGGTCTATCCCGCAAGTGCAGGTGTCTCGCAAACAGTTATTCGTAAGGCAGTTTTACAAGCTTTACGTGATTCAAGTTTGAAAGAAAGTTTGGCGGAATTTTTGCCTACCAAACTCATGGCAGAAATATTGCCAAGCAATGATTGGCCACCACTGCAAGATGCGATTACCTATTTACATCAGCCACCTGCAGATGCCAATACTCAATCTCTTCTAGATCGGACCCATTCTGCTTGGCGTCGTGTTCAGTTTGAAGAATTGCTCGCGCAGCAGATTTCTTTAAAGAGGGCTCATGCCATTCGTAGAGAAAGACGCGCTCCTAGTTTTGCAAAGGATCAGTCAGCAAGTAAGGTAAGCAAAAAAACTACCAGTATTGAAGATGGCTTACTGAAAGTTTTGCCCTTTAAATTGACTGGTGCTCAAGCCAGAGTCTGGTCCGAGATTGGATCCGATCTATCCAATACCTTTCCAATGAATCGCTTACTGCAAGGTGATGTAGGCAGCGGAAAAACGGTGATTGCTGCGTTGGCTGCTGCGCGCGCTATGGATCATGGATATCAAGCTGCCATCATGGCGCCAACAGAAATTCTGGCGGAGCAACACTACCTCAAAATGCAGGAGTGGTTTGGACCTCTAGGCATCAAGATTGCTTGGCTCTCTGGCAGCTTGAAGGCTAAAGAGAAAAGACTTGCCCAAGAAATGATTGAGGGTGGTGAGGCTCAGCTGATTATTGGTACGCATGCTCTTATTCAGGATAAGGTGAGCTTTGCTAAGTTAGGTTTAGCGGTGATTGATGAGCAACATCGTTTTGGTGTGAGACAGCGTCTAGAGATTCAGCAACGCGTTGGCTCGGAACTGTTCTATTGTCACCAATTAATGATGTCGGCTACTCCGATTCCACGGACTTTGGCGATGACCTATTACGCTGACTTAGATGTTTCTGTGATTGATGAATTACCTCCTGGCAGAAAACCGATTGCCACCAAAGTAGTCAAGGCGGCGCGAAGAGATGAGGTGATTAGCGGTTTGCATGATTGGCTATCAAAGGGACTGCAAGCGTATTGGGTTTGTCCTTTGATTGAGGAGTCAGAGGTATTGCAATTACAAACTGCGGTTGAAAGTTTTGAGCAGCTCACACAAGCTTTGCCAAATTTCAAAGTGGGTTTAGTGCATGGCCGCTTGAAGAGCGAAGAAAAAGCTGCAGTGATGGCAGCCTTTAAAGCCAATGAAATCCAGCTCTTAGTTGCAACTACCGTAATTGAGGTCGGTGTTGATGTTCCCAATGCAGCTCTCATGGTAATCGAGCATGCTGAACGCTTTGGTTATGCGCAAATTCATCAGTTACGTGGGCGTGTAGGACGGGGTTCAGCAGATTCGGTTTGCATCTTGATGTATGCAGAGCCTCTATCTTTAGCCGCTAAAGAGCGCTTACAGACCTTACGAGAGACTTCGGATGGCTTTGTGATTGCTGAGCGCGACTTATCGCTACGCGGTCCTGGCGAGTTATTGGGAGCCAAGCAATCTGGTGATGCTATGTTACGTTTCGTTGATCTTCAGCGGGATGCCTGGTTGATTGAATTAGCGCAGACGGCTGCCGAGCGTTTGCTGGCTGAGCATGGAGAGTTGGTGGAAAGACATCTGGAGCGTTGGCTTGGATCTCGTACTGAATTTCTAAAAGCTTGA
- the queA gene encoding tRNA preQ1(34) S-adenosylmethionine ribosyltransferase-isomerase QueA: MQLSDFNYDLPPELIAQHPLANRTDSRLLELNIEGGNVAQLIDRKFPEILNLIKPGDLLVFNDTKVIPARLHGKKETGGNVELLIERISGDQQAWVQMRASKVPKTGSIVHVHNKAGETFPVEMLGYDGRFYEVRFPENVFDLLERFGELPLPPYIEHQPNQEDANRYQTVLAKNPGAVAAPTAGLHFDEAILKKLNELGVKQASVTLHVGAGTFTPVREEDLSKHKMHYEWFSVPAETIAAIESTHQAGGRVIAVGTTSLRALESQAQNQQASGETNLFITPGYTFKAVDCLLTNFHLPKSTLLMLVSAFAGVDNIRHAYQHAIQNEYRFFSYGDAMFLTRQTHD, translated from the coding sequence ATGCAACTTTCCGACTTCAATTACGACCTCCCGCCCGAACTAATTGCCCAGCATCCCCTGGCTAATAGAACGGATAGTCGCCTCTTAGAACTGAATATAGAGGGGGGTAATGTCGCTCAATTGATCGATCGGAAATTCCCAGAGATTCTTAACCTTATCAAACCTGGGGATTTACTCGTTTTTAATGACACGAAGGTGATCCCTGCGCGCCTGCATGGCAAAAAGGAGACGGGGGGCAATGTAGAGCTCCTTATTGAACGCATTAGCGGCGATCAACAAGCCTGGGTACAAATGAGAGCTTCCAAAGTTCCCAAGACCGGGAGCATTGTCCATGTCCACAACAAAGCGGGCGAAACCTTCCCTGTGGAAATGCTTGGCTATGACGGCAGATTCTATGAAGTGCGCTTTCCAGAGAATGTGTTTGATTTGCTAGAGCGTTTCGGTGAATTGCCACTACCGCCTTACATAGAGCATCAACCAAATCAGGAAGATGCCAATCGCTATCAAACTGTGCTTGCCAAAAACCCTGGTGCTGTCGCTGCCCCTACGGCAGGATTACACTTTGATGAAGCTATTTTGAAGAAGCTAAATGAGCTTGGAGTTAAGCAAGCCTCCGTCACCCTACATGTAGGCGCAGGTACTTTTACACCAGTTCGCGAAGAAGACCTTAGCAAACACAAAATGCACTACGAGTGGTTCTCAGTCCCCGCAGAAACCATTGCAGCAATAGAGTCTACCCACCAAGCTGGCGGCAGAGTCATTGCCGTCGGCACAACCAGCCTACGGGCCCTAGAGAGTCAGGCTCAAAACCAACAAGCCAGCGGCGAAACCAATTTATTTATTACTCCCGGCTACACCTTCAAGGCCGTAGATTGTTTGCTGACAAACTTTCATCTACCAAAATCGACCTTACTCATGTTGGTAAGCGCCTTTGCTGGTGTAGACAATATCCGCCATGCCTATCAACATGCCATTCAAAATGAATATCGCTTTTTTAGCTATGGCGATGCGATGTTCTTAACTAGACAAACTCATGACTAA
- the tgt gene encoding tRNA guanosine(34) transglycosylase Tgt, giving the protein MTKPVHFNILARDSASPARLGQLDLPHGSVQTPIFMPVGTYGTVKAMTPRDLNEAKAQIILGNTFHLWLRPGLDVIKKHGGLHRFMGWDKPILTDSGGFQVFSLGALRKISEEGVTFASPINGDKLFMSPEVSMEIQAVLNSDIAMQFDECTPYEVKGQATSEKTARASLEMSLRWGDRSLKRFRELETGNGLFGIVQGGMFENLREFSLDAVSQQGFDGIAIGGLSVGEPKPEFERILNFTAPKLPEHMPHYLMGVGTPEDLMLGVSLGIDMFDCVMPTRNARNGWLFTRFGDLKLRNSGYKDDDRPVDPTCACYTCKNFTRSYLNHLQKANEILGSQLNTIHNLSYYLQLMEEVRDSLAKDRFSAYREEFHRNRQRGVEPGQD; this is encoded by the coding sequence ATGACTAAACCTGTTCACTTCAATATCTTGGCGCGTGACTCTGCAAGCCCTGCACGTCTTGGCCAACTTGATCTTCCTCATGGCAGCGTTCAAACGCCGATCTTTATGCCTGTCGGAACATATGGCACGGTGAAGGCCATGACACCTCGGGATTTAAATGAGGCCAAGGCACAAATTATTTTAGGCAATACCTTTCATCTGTGGCTGCGACCTGGTTTGGATGTGATTAAGAAGCATGGTGGCTTACATCGCTTCATGGGCTGGGATAAACCCATCCTCACTGACTCAGGCGGCTTTCAGGTCTTTAGCTTGGGTGCTTTGAGAAAAATTTCTGAAGAAGGTGTGACATTTGCCTCCCCTATTAATGGAGATAAGTTATTTATGTCTCCAGAAGTGTCGATGGAAATTCAGGCGGTACTCAATAGTGACATTGCTATGCAATTTGATGAATGCACCCCTTACGAAGTCAAAGGACAAGCGACCTCAGAAAAAACTGCGCGCGCCTCACTGGAAATGTCCCTGCGCTGGGGTGATCGCTCTTTAAAACGCTTTCGCGAGCTCGAAACAGGCAATGGCCTCTTTGGCATTGTTCAAGGAGGCATGTTCGAGAATTTACGAGAATTCTCCTTAGATGCCGTCAGCCAACAAGGCTTTGATGGTATTGCTATTGGCGGCCTCTCTGTTGGAGAGCCCAAGCCCGAGTTTGAGCGCATTTTGAATTTCACAGCTCCTAAGTTGCCAGAACATATGCCTCATTACTTGATGGGAGTTGGGACACCAGAAGATCTCATGCTTGGTGTCAGCTTGGGCATCGACATGTTTGACTGCGTAATGCCAACTCGCAATGCTCGAAATGGCTGGCTTTTTACCCGCTTTGGTGACCTGAAGCTGCGTAATTCAGGGTATAAGGACGATGACCGCCCTGTGGACCCTACCTGCGCCTGCTATACCTGTAAAAACTTCACGAGATCCTACCTAAATCATCTGCAGAAGGCGAATGAAATCCTGGGCTCCCAGCTCAACACGATTCACAATCTCTCCTACTACCTCCAGCTCATGGAAGAAGTGAGAGACTCCCTTGCCAAGGATCGATTTAGTGCCTATCGCGAGGAATTCCATCGGAATCGTCAGCGCGGCGTAGAGCCTGGACAGGATTAA
- the yajC gene encoding preprotein translocase subunit YajC, which produces MWISNAFAQAPAAGADSGGLMSFLPLILMFVVLYFIMIRPQMKRQKETKAMLESLSVGDEVVTVGGIMGKVTALKDQVVTVEISAGTEVQMQKGAITTVLPKGSMKSA; this is translated from the coding sequence ATGTGGATTAGTAACGCTTTTGCCCAGGCTCCAGCCGCGGGTGCAGATTCTGGCGGCTTGATGAGCTTCCTTCCCCTGATTTTGATGTTTGTAGTTTTGTACTTCATCATGATTCGCCCACAAATGAAGCGTCAAAAAGAAACTAAAGCAATGCTTGAGTCCCTCTCTGTCGGCGATGAAGTGGTGACTGTTGGCGGCATCATGGGAAAAGTGACTGCATTGAAAGATCAAGTAGTAACTGTTGAAATTTCTGCCGGCACTGAAGTGCAAATGCAAAAAGGCGCCATTACAACAGTATTGCCAAAAGGCTCAATGAAGTCTGCTTAA
- the secD gene encoding protein translocase subunit SecD codes for MNRYPLWKYIVILFALLIGGLYSLPNFYGEAPAVQVSSAKPTTKVDLATQSRVEKILTEDNISNTGIFFESTGNVGSIKIRFNNTDIQLRARDLLQQKLNIDQNDPNFTVALNLLSNTPSWLNALNALPMPLGLDLRGGVYFLLQVDMKGAVQKKVTSLATDIRSQLRDKSIRQQGIERGQGSITLTFGSTEDAERARSVLMASQPDLTWQIKPTGLSPKLVGEFKPTALKEIQDSAVKQNIVTLNKRVNELAVKEPVIQQQGAERIVVQLPGVQDTARAKDIIGRTATLESRLADPIVSTIAIGETPPPGMDVFRFGENRQGVFKKSVIFSGDRITDASAGFDQNQRPAVNISLDAAGGRVMQEVTRENIGKPMGMILFEKGKGEVLTIATIQSEFGSKFQITGQPTTESANDLALLLRAGSLAAPMEIIEERTIGPSLGAENIEKGFKSLIIGFAAIAIFMIAYYLLFGTFSVVALAVNLLLLISVLSMLQATLTLPGIAAMALALGMAIDSNVLINERIREELRNGAAPQTAIAIGFDKAWATILDSNITTLIAGLALLTFGSGPIKGFAVVHCLGILTSMFSAVFFSRGLVNLWYGRGKKVQKLAIGQVWRPQEK; via the coding sequence ATGAATCGCTATCCCCTCTGGAAATACATAGTCATCCTATTTGCTTTGCTGATTGGAGGGCTATATTCATTACCCAATTTCTACGGGGAGGCTCCAGCGGTTCAAGTCTCGTCCGCCAAACCAACCACTAAGGTTGATTTGGCGACACAGTCTCGAGTCGAAAAGATTCTGACTGAAGACAACATTAGCAATACCGGCATCTTCTTTGAATCCACAGGCAATGTTGGTTCAATCAAAATTCGCTTCAACAATACCGATATTCAATTGCGTGCGCGTGACTTACTGCAACAGAAATTGAATATTGATCAAAATGATCCCAATTTCACAGTTGCATTAAATCTACTTTCCAACACTCCGAGTTGGCTCAATGCACTTAATGCATTACCGATGCCTTTAGGCCTTGACTTACGTGGTGGCGTTTACTTCTTGCTACAAGTCGATATGAAGGGCGCAGTTCAAAAGAAAGTAACTTCTTTAGCCACTGATATTCGTAGTCAGTTGCGCGACAAATCGATTCGTCAACAGGGTATTGAACGCGGTCAAGGCAGTATTACCTTAACTTTTGGCAGCACTGAAGATGCTGAAAGAGCACGTTCAGTTTTGATGGCTAGTCAGCCTGATCTGACCTGGCAAATCAAGCCTACTGGGCTATCACCAAAACTCGTAGGCGAATTTAAGCCAACTGCCTTGAAAGAAATCCAAGACAGCGCAGTAAAGCAGAATATCGTGACGCTCAATAAGCGTGTCAATGAATTGGCTGTAAAAGAGCCAGTCATTCAGCAGCAGGGCGCAGAGCGCATTGTGGTTCAGCTACCAGGCGTTCAAGATACAGCGCGTGCCAAAGACATCATTGGTCGCACAGCAACACTGGAGTCCAGATTAGCCGATCCCATCGTCTCTACGATTGCGATTGGTGAGACCCCTCCCCCAGGCATGGATGTTTTCCGCTTTGGTGAAAATCGTCAAGGCGTATTCAAAAAATCTGTGATCTTTAGTGGCGATCGCATTACGGATGCAAGCGCAGGCTTTGATCAAAATCAACGTCCTGCAGTGAACATTTCTTTAGATGCTGCCGGCGGTCGCGTAATGCAAGAAGTAACTCGTGAAAACATTGGCAAGCCGATGGGCATGATCTTATTTGAAAAAGGTAAAGGTGAGGTTCTCACAATCGCCACCATTCAAAGTGAGTTTGGCTCCAAGTTTCAGATTACCGGTCAACCAACTACTGAGAGTGCGAATGATTTGGCACTCTTGCTGCGTGCGGGTTCCTTGGCAGCCCCAATGGAAATCATTGAGGAGCGGACGATTGGACCTAGTCTCGGCGCTGAAAATATTGAGAAAGGGTTTAAATCTCTCATCATTGGTTTTGCAGCAATCGCTATTTTCATGATTGCCTACTACCTCTTGTTTGGCACTTTCTCAGTTGTGGCACTAGCAGTGAACTTATTGCTCTTAATCTCTGTTTTATCCATGTTGCAAGCCACCTTAACCTTGCCAGGAATTGCTGCGATGGCATTGGCGCTAGGTATGGCGATTGACTCCAACGTGTTAATCAACGAGCGTATTCGTGAGGAGCTTCGCAATGGCGCAGCCCCGCAAACAGCTATTGCTATCGGCTTTGATAAAGCCTGGGCAACTATTTTGGATTCAAACATCACCACCTTAATTGCTGGTCTAGCATTGCTGACATTTGGCTCTGGCCCAATCAAAGGCTTCGCAGTAGTGCATTGCCTTGGTATTTTGACTTCCATGTTTTCAGCGGTCTTTTTCTCACGTGGCCTGGTTAACCTCTGGTACGGCAGAGGTAAAAAAGTTCAGAAACTCGCTATCGGCCAAGTTTGGCGTCCTCAGGAGAAATAA